One Betta splendens chromosome 16, fBetSpl5.4, whole genome shotgun sequence genomic window carries:
- the LOC114843330 gene encoding brevican core protein-like isoform X3: protein MRLSGSRGDGNRTGLQVPAEQRSPCSCSRKCSRAVVLSSRLDAPLLLLFGLWLLVPPSSSASDESDDSKLLHVTIPVSSPVSAVLGGSLTLPCLVSLSHPPPSPPTSGRYAVLSLPRVKWSVLSQGREAEVLVARGDRVRVSEAFRDRASLLHYASSPADLTLRLENLRHNDSGFYRCEVQQGLEDADDVAQVKVKGVVFHYRHASSRYAFTLEQAREACGLIGGAMASPEQLLAAFHSGYEQCDAGWLSDGSVRYPIQMPREGCFGDMDGLPGVRNYGRLEPHELYDVYCYVEDTEGAVFHGSSQQRLTFWEAEAHCRRHGAALASTAQLYAAWSQGLDHCSPGWLADGSVRYPIVTPRERCGGGEPGVRTVYRFSNQTGFPEADTPHDVYCFRSENGPYTDPPHDLLTTEPEDIGQDIVFSTNPSQEEFSVSQQTSSLEKVQSPTTCYEPAPTGVLEAIAPPPDQDSWEPVAKAHYPESHAPEETPASAHAQPTAGDAFTSPTAGGKAQRSESHFSKNESLDLLEVNVTSAAAEELLDGSLDAYEEEDLPVSQEDHAPDDASQTEPIHSNSSGAVLPEPDHVTSASSHTEGTDPSPSAPDNPPTQEESGDQGPNLEEDPQNAATQSLLGVEVIASSELLPREDSGYESERGDEETGNRPALMPTAGVGAEAPVLNLFPVTLPTSWASVTPTPSSVDFESSSLEVSSLIPESSARSGPEPLEDVLGELEQEGPGENPDVLVNETQNSTDSDWEEKERGGQTSASGDSSGQTLTAELEGLDGAASPEVRVTLIPGLSLTSGWEQQRSSSSSSSSSSSPQESRSDGEHSAEPPVTKEQDALLGNEPGSDAGSEICTAFLEEATPGPALSPDPLPSPTPAPEEAPEEHAAPEEDAAPEEDAALAASRPAAEVSAAGAGGRSDSCLDDPCLNGGTCVDGEWRSCLCLPGYGGAACQTDLEECEPGWDRFQGFCYQHFSKRLSWEAAEQHCRMCGGHLISVMSPEEQDYVNDKYREYQWTGLNDRTIEGDFRWSDGSPLLYDNWYKGQPDSYFLSGEDCVVMVWHEAGRWSDVPCNYHLSYTCKKGASSCREPPAVPHAKVFGRKRARYQVNAKVRYYCEEGFVQKLKPVIRCLPGGQWEEPQISCTPVRSVVLVVQQHEDAAEDAAAATEEASPLFWEIKWNV from the exons ATGAGGTTatcaggaagcagaggagacggAAACAGGACTGGGCTGCAGGTTCCTGCTGAGCAGAGGAGCCCGTGTTCATGTTCACGTAAATGCTCACGCGCTGTCGTCCTCAGCTCCAGACTGgacgcgccgctgctgctgctgttcggGCTCTGGCTCCTGGTCCCGCCGTCGTCCTCCGCCTCCGATGAGTCAG ACGACTCCAAGCTGCTCCACGTGACCATTCCCGTCAGCAGCCCCGTGTCTGCGGTGCTGGGCGGCTCCCTGACGCTGCCCTGCCTCGTGTCCCTGTCTCacccgcctccctcccctcccaccaGCGGCCGCTACGCCGTCCTGTCTCTGCCCCGGGTCAAATGGAGCGTGCTGAGCCAGGGCCGCGAGGCCGAGGTGCTGGTTGCTCGGGGCGACAGGGTGAGGGTGAGCGAGGCCTTCAGGGACCGCGCCTCGCTGCTGCACTACGCCTCCTCCCCCGCAGACCTCACCCTGCGGCTGGAGAACCTGCGGCACAACGACTCCGGCTTCTACCGCTGCGAGGTGCAGCAGGGCCTGGAGGACGCCGACGACGTGGCGCAGgtcaaggtcaaag gggtGGTGTTCCACTACCGCCACGCCTCCAGCCGCTACGCCTTCACCCTGGAGCAGGCGCGCGAGGCCTGCGGGCTCATCGGCGGCGCCATGGCGTCCCcggagcagctgctggcggCCTTCCACAGCGGCTACGAGCAGTGCGACGCAGGCTGGCTGTCGGACGGCTCCGTGAG GTACCCCATTCAGATGCCGAGGGAAGGCTGCTTCGGAGACATGGATGGACTTCCAGGAGTCAGGAACTACGGGCGGCTGGAGCCCCATGAGCTGTACGACGTCTACTGCTACGTGGAGGACACTGAGG GCGCGGTGTTCCACGGCTCCAGCCAGCAGCGCCTGACCTTCTGGGAGGCCGAGGCCCACTGCCGGCGCCACGGGGCGGCGCTGGCCTCCACCGCTCAGCTCTACGCGGCCTGGAGCCAGGGCCTGGACCACTGCAGCCCGGGGTGGCTGGCCGACGGCAGCGTGCGCTACCCCATCGTCACCCCCAGGGAGCGCTGCGGGGGCGGCGAGCCCGGCGTCCGGACCGTGTACCGCTTCTCCAACCAGACGGGCTTCCCCGAGGCCGACACGCCACACGACGTCTACTGCTTCCGAA GCGAGAACGGGCCCTACACGGACCCCCCCCACGACCTTCTGACCACTGAGCCAGAGGACATTGGCCAGGACATAGTTTTCTCAACAAATCCCTCTCAGGAGGAGTTCAGCGTTAGCCAACAGACCTCCAGCCTGGAGAAGGTCCAGTCTCCAACCACATGTTACGAGCCGGCGCCCACAGGGGTTCTGGAAGCCATCGCTCCTCCTCCCGACCAAGACAGCTGGGAACCAGTAGCGAAGGCCCATTACCCAGAGTCCCATGCACCCGAGGAAACCCCCGCCTCAGCTCACGCTCAGCCAACAGCCGGCGATGCATTCACTTCACCCACAGCGGGTGGGAAAGCACAGCGTTCAGAGAGTCACTTCTCCAAGAATGAGAGCTTGGATCTGCTGGAAGTCAACGtaacctcagcagcagcagaggagcttcTCGACGGCTCTTTGGACGCgtatgaggaggaggatctgCCTGTTTCACAGGAGGACCACGCTCCAGACGACGCCTCCCAAACCGAGCCCATCCACTCAAACAGCAGCGGCGCTGTTCTTCCGGAGCCGGACCACGTGActtctgcttcctcccacactgAGGGAACGGACCCGAGCCCCAGTGCACCTGACAACCCGCCCACACAGGAGGAGTCAGGAGACCAGGGTCCAAACCTGGAGGAGGATCCACAAAACGCAGCCACTCAAAGTTTGCTTGGTGTCGAGGTCATCGCCTCCTCAGAGCTGCTTCCGAGGGAAGATTCAG GTTATGAGTCCGAGCGCGGCGATGAGGAAACAGGGAACCGCCCTGCTCTCATGCCGACAGCAGGAGTCGGAGCCGAGGCTCCGGTGTTGAACCTGTTTCCTGTGACTCTGCCGACGTCCTGGGCTTCGGTGACGCCGACTCCCTCCTCTGTGGACTTTGAAAGCAGCTCTCTGGAGGTCAGCAGCCTGATACCTGAGAGCAGTGCTCGGTCTGGGCCTGAACCTCTGGAGGATGTTCTGGGCGAACTGGAGCAAGAAGGACCGGGAGAAAACCCAGATGTGCTCGTCAACGAAACgcaaaacagcacagacagtgactgggaggaaaaggagagaggaggtcaGACGTCAGCATCAGGAGACTCATCGGGACAGACTCTGACAGCTGAGCTCGAGGGGCTCGATGGCGCCGCGTCCCCGGAGGTCAGAGTCACTCTGATCCCTGGTCTGAGCCTGACGTCTGGCTGGGAGCAgcagcgctcctcctcctcctcctcctcctcctcctcctcgccacAGGAGTCCCGCTCTGACGGAGAGCACAGCGCGGAGCCTCCTGTCACCAAGGAGCAGGACGCTCTGCTGGGAAACG AACCAGGGTCCGACGCCGGCTCAGAGATCTGCACAGCGTTCCTGGAGGAGGCGACGCCGGGCCCGGCCCTCAGCCCAGACCCGCTCCCGTCTCCCACCCCGGCCCCGGAGGAGGCGCCGGAGGAGCacgcggcgccggaggaggacgcggcgccggaggagg ACGCGGCGCTGGCGGCCTCGCGGCCGGCTGCCGAGGTGTCTGCTGCCGGAGCAGGAGGCCGTTCAG aCTCCTGTCTGGACGACCCCTGTCTGAACGGAGGCACCTGCGTGGACGGGGAGTGGAGGAGCTGCCTGTGCCTGCCGGGCTACGGAGGAGCCGCGTGTCAGACAG ACCTGGAGGAGTGCGAACCCGGCTGGGACAGGTTCCAGGGCTTCTGCTACCAGCACTTCAGTAAGCGTCTGAGCTGGGAGGCGGCTGAGCAGCACTGTCGCATGTGTGGCGGCCACCTGATTTCTGTGATGAGCCCAGAGGAGCAGGACTACGTCAACG ACAAGTACAGAGAATACCAGTGGACCGGCCTGAATGACAGGACCATCGAGGGAGACTTCCGCTGGTCGGACGGGAGCCCTCTG CTCTATGACAACTGGTACAAAGGCCAGCCGGACAGCTACTTCCTGTCCGGGGAGGACTGCGTAGTGATGGTGTGGCACGAGGCCGGGCGCTGGAGCGACGTCCCCTGCAACTACCACCTGTCCTACACCTGCAAGAAAGGCGCCT cctcctgccgTGAGCCCCCTGCAGTTCCCCACGCCAAGGTCTTTGGCAGGAAGCGGGCGCGCTACCAGGTGAACGCCAAGGTGCGCTACTACTGTGAGGAGGGCTTTGTACAGAAACTCAAGCCCGTCATCAGGTGCCTGCCCGGCGGCCAGTGGGAGGAGCCTCAGATCAGCTGTACACCAG TCCGCtccgtggttctggtggttcagcAGCACGAAGACGCCGCTGAGGACgcggcagcagccacagaggaggcgtcGCCGCTGTTCTGGGAAATTAAGTGGAACGTATGA